A window of the Lactuca sativa cultivar Salinas chromosome 5, Lsat_Salinas_v11, whole genome shotgun sequence genome harbors these coding sequences:
- the LOC111904800 gene encoding uncharacterized protein LOC111904800, with protein MYRRSRSTTSRCFHRILRSIIAIEGLYIQQPTGDVVPREIQESRRFYPFFKDCIRAIDGTHVRVHVPNRDAPRYRGRKGYPTINVLAACTFDLKFTYVLTSWEGTASDSRIIKNTFTRNDKLLIPSGKYCLVDGGLPHTNKLMAPYRGVRYHLKEYSMRGPQNSKELFNLRHASLRNTIERAFGVLKRRFPIIRNEDRDINLEDEVMQEILNGPQEQDHHNSTETDEGNRMAEQLRNSIANEMWANYLTHSNN; from the exons ATGTATCGTCGCTCTAGATCAACAACGAGTAGGTGCTTCCATAGAATATTACGATCGATTATAGCAATAGAAGGTCTTTATATTCAGCAACCTACAGGTGATGTTGTCCCGAGAGAAATTCAAGAAAGTAGGAGATTTTATCCTTTTTTCAAGGATTGTATAAGGGCAATAGATGGAACACATGTTCGTGTCCATGTGCCTAATAGAGATGCCCCTAGATATCGTGGTCGTAAGGGATACCCGACAATAAATGTATTAGCTGCTTGTACGTTTGATTTGAAGTTTACGTATGTGTTAACGAGTTGGGAGGGTACTGCATCAGACTCGAGAATAATAAAGAACACATTTACTAGAAATGATAAACTACTAATTCCATCAG GTAAATACTGTTTAGTAGATGGGGGTTTACCTCATACGAATAAACTAATGGCGCCATATAGAGGTGTTAGATATCATTTAAAAGAGTACTCCATGCGTGGTCCACAAAATTCTAAAGAGTTGTTTAATCTTCGTCATGCTTCCTTACGTAACACCATTGAGCGAGCTTTTGGTGTCCTTAAAAGAAGGTTTCCTATCATTCGAA ATGAAGACCGCGACATAAATCTCGAAGATGAGGTGATGCAAGAGATCTTAAACGGACCACAAGAACAAGATCATCATAATTCAACAGAAACAGATGAGGGTAATAGAATGGCAGAGCAACTAAGGAATTCAATTGCAAATGAAATGTGGGCAAATTATTTGACACATTCAAACAATTAA